Within Bacteroidales bacterium, the genomic segment GCCGGCACGGCATCAATCACAATACCCGATACCTCTTTGCGGTCGCCGTTTCCCATAACAATTCCCTTTCCAAGGATCGAATAAACCTCCGGCGTCAATACCACCTGGGTTTCCGGTTTGCGAACCGCTGCAATGGCAGTGGTATCAAAATGATCACGATGCCCGTGAGTGATAAGTACAATGTCAGCTTTAGGCAAAGTTGAATAGTCAGCCAGTCGGGACCAGGGATCGATATGCAGGATCGTTTTATTATACTCCAGCATGAGGGTTCCATGACCTATGAACGTAATAATGATATCACCTTTTTCGGCCGGAATGCGATCCCTGATAAAATTTTTCTGTGCCATGATGAGAATATTTGTTAAAACAAGGAGAATTATCAGGAAGGTTTTTTTACTCATAACTATATGGTTTCAAAATGGTTAATAAATATACCATTTTTTCTGATACCTTCATCATCCTACCAGACAAAAAAGAGAAAACTATCTATAAGGCGTAAAGTGCAGAGCGTAAGGCGAAGAGCAATTGGCGAGCAGCGAACAGCAAAAAAGATCCAGCACACCCTCTGCACGCACCCTCAACCCGGCGCATAACGAACATTATAAAAAAACTCCTGTTCTTTCCCGAACTTGGCTTATTTTTACAGTACTGTTTTCTCCTTTCAATTTTTTACCATGAAACGATTCCTTCTCCTTTCCATGCTGGCGTTCTTCCCGGTGCTGTACTCGAGCGCCCAGGAAGAAAAACTGATTATCCTGCATACCAATGACCTTCACAGCCGGCTCAACGGCTTTTCCCCTGAAGCGGAATACAGCCCCTTCAGCCTGAATGACGACCATACCCTGGGCGGTTTTGCCCGCCTGGCAACCCTGATTCAGCGGGAAAAAATGCGTTCGGGAAATTCCCTTCTGGTGGTGGATGCAGGCGACTTCCTCATGGGAACCCTTTTTCAGAATCTGGAAGAATCTTCGGGATTCCAGCTCCGCCTTATGCGTGACATGGGCTACGATGTAGTCACGCTCGGAAACCATGAATTTGACTTCGGCCCCATGGCCATGGCCCATACCATACAAAATGCCGTTCACGACGGTCCCATCCCGAAAATTGTCTTTTCCAGCCTTGACCTTAAACCCGGAGACAGCGTCACCAGGGCCTTTAAAAAACTTTTCGACCAGCACCTGATCGAAGGATGCCACGTTGCCGAAGTGAACGGCCTCCATGTAGGCTTCTTCAGCCTGCTGGGCAAGGATGCCGTCAGTGTTGCCCCCGCTGCCCGGCCGTTGCAATTTAAAGATCAGATTAAGACGGCCAGGGAATATGTAAAATACTTGCGGGAGGCTCAGAAAGCCGATCTGGTTATCTGCCTTTCCCACAGCGGAGTTAAACTTATGCCCGATGGGACCTGGGGAGGTGAAGACGTGGAACTGGCCCGCAAAGTGCCTGGAATTGACGTCATCATCAGCGGGCATACCCACACTTACCTCGAAAAGCCTCTTGTTATCAACAACATACCCATCGTGCAGACCGAATGTTACGGCATGTACCTGGGGCGACTCGAACTCACCCTCCGCAACCGCAAAGTTGTTAATACAAGCTACTCCATCTTTCCTGTCAATGATACCATTCAGGGCGACTCTCTCATTCAGGCACGCATCGATGCCCAGGAAAAACGGCTGGAAGAGCGTTTTCTGAAACCCGCAGGACTTACTTATAAAATGCCCGTGGTGCAGACGTCTTTCCCTCTGTTCTGCCGGCAGGAAATCCATCCCGAAACCAGCAACCTGGGAATGCTGATTGCCGACGCCCTGCATGCCTACATTAACGCACACGATTCCCTCGGGGCTGACATTGCCATGTTCTCGGCCGGCATGGTGCGCGACCAAATCGAACCCGGAATGAAAGGCATTCAAACAGTACCCGATATTTATAATACGGTCTGCCTCGGCCGTGGTAAAGACGGAAGCCCGGGATACCCTATGGCCCGGGTCTATGTTACCGGAAAGGAACTGAAAGGAATTCTGGAGGTTCTGTACATTGCTCCGTCCAGCAGTTCCGACTACTACATCTATTTCGGCGGCCTCAGGGCAAAAGCCGATCCATCCAGAGGCCTCCTCAGGAAAATCGTCGACATCCAGGTGGGTGACGATGTACACGGATTCCGCAAAGTGGACGTTTCGCGGAAAAACAAAACTCTGTACAGCCTCACAGCCGATTCGTACATGCTCGAATTTGTCAGCATCATCGGAAAGATGAGCAAAGGACTGGTACGCGTTAAAATCAAAAACGAAAAGGGAATCCCCATCCGTTCCTTCAACGAAACCTTCATCGATGCCGATCCCTCCACCCCCGGACTTCAGGAAATGAAAGAATGGCAGGCCATGATATGGTACCTCCGCCAGTTCCCCGATACCGACGGCAACGGAATTCCCGATATACCTGACAAGTACCGGACCGGAAGCCCCAGACTTTACAAAATCGAGAAGAACTGAAAGGACTGAACCATAAAAGATGAACCCCGAAGAAAGCAAACGGCAATTTCTGGAAGAATTTCTGGCCCAGGTAGCCCGCGACAGCACCCTCATGAAACCGGAGGAATCTTCCTACGCGGTGCAGGACCTTACTGCCGTGACCCCCGATGATTACCCTCCGGTTGAAATAACCGAAGATATTCAGCGAAAAATCGATGAAATTTCAGCTATTGCCCGTTCCATCGAAACCCGGCCTGCTCTGTCAGAACCTTCCCTTCCCGATAAGCCGTTCCGTATCGATTACCGGCGAAATCTCAATCCTGCTCAGCTCGCCGCCGTCACCACCACCGAAGGGCCTGTGCTGGTAATCGCCGGCGCAGGAAGCGGAAAAACCCGCGTCATCGTTCACCGGGTAAGCTACCTCCTTGAACTGGGCGTTGACCCGTCCGACATCCTCCTGCTTACCTTCACCCGCAAAGCAGCCAAAGAAATGCTCGACCGCGTGCAGGAACTCCTCAGCGACGCCCGCGTCGGTAAAGTAATGGGCGGAACTTTCCATTCCTTCGCCAACCACATCCTCCGCAAATACAGCAACCTCCTCGGCCTTCCTCCCAACTTTACCATCCTCGATACAGGCGACTCAGAAGATACCATCGACCTCCTGCGCAGTGAGATGAAGCTCGATAAAACCGACAAAGCCTTCCCCAAAAAGAACCGGATCTACGAAATCATTTCTTCCGCACGAAACCGCAATAAAACAGTCCGCGAAATCATCCAGACCGACTTCTCGGGCCTGATGAAGTATGCCAGAGATATCGAAATGCTCTTCGACGGATACACCCGGTACAAGAAAATCACCGGCACCTTCGATTATGACGACCTGATGGAAATCCTCCGGAACGCCCTGCGCGACCATATCCCCTTCCGGAAAAAAATGCAGCAGGAATACCGGTACATCATGGTCGATGAGTTTCAGGACACCAACATTCTTCAGAAAGAAATTGTTGACTTCCTCGCCGCCGCCCACCGCAACATCATGGTGGTCGGAGATGATGCCCAGAGTATTTATGCCTTCCGCGGAGCCAACTACGAGAACATCCTGCGCTTTCCCCAAACCTATCCCGACTGCCGGGTAATCCGTATTGAGCAGAATTACCGCAGTAATCAGACCATCCTCGACTTTACCAACGAAATCGTTAAAAACGCACGCCTCGGCTACCGCAAAAACCTTTTCTCGGCCAACACACGAAAGTTCCTGCCGGTCATCAGAAAATTTTACGACCAGGAAGAGGAAGCTGTATTTATTGTTTCCAAAATCCTCGAACTCCGCGAACGGAATATATCGCCCGGTGAAATTGCCGTGCTTACACGGGCTGCCTGGCACTGGCAGTTCGTGGAAATGGAACTGCGGAAACGCAATATCCCTTACGTTACAGTGGGCGGTCTCGCCTTCCATGAGAAGATGCACATCAAGGACATGATCGCCTACCTGAAAGTCCTCCTCAATCCGTATGATGCCATTGCCTGGCACCGGATCCTGAAACTTCTCCCCGGGGTGGGACAGGTGTCGGCTACGGCTATCATCCGCGATATCCGTCAGCACGACGGAAAAATTCCTCTGGGAGAATATGAAAAAAAGAAGTTTTTCGAACCCCTGAAGGAACTGATGGAAACCCTGAACCGTGCCGCCGGCGAACACCTGTCAGTAGCCGCCAGAATCCAGATTATCCGCGATTACTACTCCCCCATCCTTGCTTCAATGGAAAGCGATGCCCAGGTAAGAATGCTCGATATTCACGTACTTACAGAAATGGCCGCCAAATATGAAAAGCTCGAGAAGTTCCTGAGCGATTTCACCCTCGAACCTCCTTCCCGCAGTTTTGCCGGTGCCCCCACCCCCCTCATTGACGAAAGCGAAGACAAACCCGTAACCCTCTCCACCATTCATTCGGCCAAAGGTCTTGAATGGTATGCCGTCTTCATTCCCCATGCCCTCGACGGACTCCTGCCTTCATCCCGTGCCCTGAAAAACCTCGAGGAAGTAGAAGAAGAACGGCGCCTTTTCTATGTGGCCTGCAGCCGGGCAAGGGAAGAACTTTACATTACCATGCCTTCGTTTGTCCGCAGTTACCAGGGATTCTGCTCCTACCCCTCCCGCTTTCTTGTTGAAATCGACAGAAATAAATATGAATATTTATAAATAAGTACATTTTTACTTATATTTGTTCAACCATCAAAAACTACACCTATGGACCGGCGAACCTTTCTTACCGCCTCAGCTGCTGCAGCAGCTGCTTTAGGCACAGGCTGCCAGGGGAAAAACGAACTTCCCCGGCGCGAGTACAAAAACGGAATTAAACTTTCCGTCATTGGCTTCGGTGGTATTGTGGTAGTTGGAATGGAACAAAAAGATGCCAATAATACCGTGGCCGAAGCATGGGATAACGGAATCAATTATTACGATGTTGCTCCTTCGTACTGGGACGGAGAAGCGGAAACCAAGCTGGGCGAAGCGTTGAAACCTTATCGTAAAAAAGCCTTTCTTGCCTGCAAAACAACCCGGCGCGACGCGGAAGGTGCTGCGCGGGAAATGGAGGAAAGCATGAAACGCCTGCAAACCGATTATTTCGATCTTTACCAGCTTCATGCCGTTACCTCCATGGAAGACGTGGAAAAAATCTTCGCCCCTAAAGGAGCTATGGAAACTTTTCTTAAAGCAAAGCAGGAAGGAAAAATCAGGCACATCGGGTTTTCAGCCCATTCGGTTGAAGCTGCCCTGGCACTGCTCGACCGGTATTCCTTTGATTCGGTTCTCTTTCCCATCAACTTTGTTTGTATAGCCCAGGGAAATTTCGGAAAACAGGTTATCGAAAAAGCCATGGAAAAAGGAGCCGCACGGCTTGCCCTCAAAGCCCTGGCACATCATCCGTGGCCTGAAAATATGAAAGAGGAGGAAAGACCTTACAGGAAATGCTGGTACCAGCCCGCCGACCAGAGGGAACTGGCTGAAAAAGCCCTGCGTTTTACCTTATCCCAGCCGGTAACCGCTGCAATTCCCCCGGGCGAAGAACGCCTCTTCCGCCTTGCCGTCTCCATTGCCAAAGATTTTACTCCCATGACGGAAAAGGAACAGCAGGAACTGCTGGCATCAACCGCCGGAACAGCCCCTCTTTTCAGGTATCCAGCCTGAATAGCTGAAAGGAAACCTACGGTTTCATACACCATGCATTTTCACTCATTGCCTGCAGACTTACTTCTTTAATTTTATTAACTTTCCGGAACAATTTTTGTCTTCATACGTATATACTTACGATTCAATCCATAAATCAAACCTTTTCTATGAAAAGAGCCGTTGTTTCCTTTCTCATGCTTGCCCTTGCAGTAGTTCTTTTCGGGCAGGCCGAAGTATATAACATCATTAAAGTGGATGGGGAAATCATCAATCGTTCAACCGGAAAACCTCTCACTCCGGGCGATGTAATTAAGCCTACTGATCAGCTGGAATTTAAAAGCAATTACGCCATGGCCATCGCCATCAGCAGCACGAGAGGGAAGTTTACCATCCGGCTCCCGGAACAGGACCAGGACCTCTTCGATAATTCCCAGTTGCTGGCTATGGCAAACACAGCCGCCTCTCCCATAGAAAGCCGTGCCCAGCTGAGTGTTCGGGCCGTCGGCGTTATGGAAGTCAAAGACCTCAAAAAATACCTTGGTACCGATAACTTTTATATCCTCGGCGATAAACTTTCGGTCAGGCTGAGCAAAACGTTCTACCCCCTCGACGAAAACAACTTCATTGTACTCACTTACCAGGGAAAAGATAAAACCGTTTCCAAGAAGCTGGGATTCACAGGTCAGACAATCGATATTGACAAAAATCAGATTGTATCTTCCCCCGAAGACCTCGTCAATGGCACCACGCTTCCGAAAGTATCGGTTTTCAAATACGATAACCTGAAGAAATCTTCTTCCCTCATCACCCAGGTAAACCTTGTTTTCCTCAATTCCGACCAGGTGAAAAAAGAATTTGAAGTCATCATTCCCCTGCTGAAGGAAGACAAAAAAAGCAGAAGCGAGGCCGCTGATTACCTGAGAAATTACTTCTACGACATTTACGGAGCAACCGACCCGGATGCCTTGTTCCTCCTTGTTAACATGGCATTGAAAGATTACAGTTCCTGACCATCCTTCGGATAAACCCTGCCCCGATCGCTACATTCCCTGTATAGCTGCCAGACAGTTTTATCGAATACCGGATGAACCAGGGCAGGGTGAACTTCGATGAGGGGAATCAGACAGAAATTTCGCAGATGAAGCCTTGGATGCGGAATCATGAGCCCCTCTTCCTCGATAATGTCATTTCCGTAAAAAAGGATATCAATATCGATGGTGCGGGGGGAGTTTTGTTCATTACTGCGAACCCTTCCCAGCATTTTCTCGGTTTCGAGGCATGTATCCATAAGTTCCCTGGCGGTTTTTCCGGTTTCGATCACAACCAGCTGGTTCAGAAATTGCTGTTGATCGGCATTGCCCCATGGATCAGAGACATAGATTCCGGAAAGGTATATAACCTTACCCGCCCTTCTGGCTATCTCTTCCATGGCTTTTTGCAGATTTTCCTCCCTGTTGCCCAGGTTACTCCCTGTCATTAAATGAGCTATAGGCATAAACTGATTTTCCTGAGGCAAATGTAACGAAGTTATTATTTATCCGGTGAAAAGGCTTTGTCCTTCGCAGAAATGGTCCGTCAAACCATCCGACCGGACTCATTATTCTATATAAGGAATCAATGGAAAAATATCGCAACGTTGAGTTCAGAGCCTAAAACGCAGAGAGAAGTCATGAACTCCGTTTCTTTACGCTTTACGCTCAGTTACAGGGTTCCATAGTTCCAATGTTCCAATGTTCCAGAGTTCCAAAATTCAAGCGTAGAGCGTAAAGCATAGAGCGTAAAGAGGAGTATTGGGTTTAGAGTGCAGAGCATTTTTTAATTAGCGTAGAGCGTATAGCGAATGGCAAAAGATCTTTCCATTTCCCCGTTAGGGGATGAAGGACAATAGATTGAAGGATCAAAAACCAACAAATTCCCCGTAGGGGATTAAGGACAATGGAATCGAGGTTCCAGTGTTTCAGGGTTCCAATGTTCCAGAGTTTCAAGGATTTCTGATTTCCCATTTCCCATTTCCCATTAATGTGTTTTAGCTCTCGTAGCGTAATCTCTTATAGGAAATTGGAAATAGAAAATTCTCGGGGATTTTTGATTTGTGCGTTGTGATTTCTGATTTGTGATTTAATGGGTTTGTGTTCCAAATCAAAAATGACAATTCAAATTGAACCTTGGAACCATGAAAGTGAGCGTAAAGCCCTGAGCGCAGGGCGAACAGCAAGCAACGAAATCCTCACCACTTAATGCATAATTGCACTGAAATACATATCTTTGGTACATTGATACCTCAAGCAATATGAAAACATTCCTGAAAATGCTCCTGGCCACCATCGTCGGAGGCCTTGTTGTTGTTCTGCTCGTATTCTTTATCTTCATGGGAATCCTGGGAATCATAGCTACCTCTTCCCGGCAGCCCGTTCAGGTGAAACCCAATACTGTCCTTCTTCTCAATCTCAACCAGACCATTACCGACCGGAGTTCGAAAAATCCCCTTGAAGGATTTTCATTCCCCGATTTCAAACCCTCTCCGGCTCTCGGCCTGAACGATATTCTGGCCTCCATCAAAAAGGCAAAAGATGACCCCAACATCAAAGGCATCCTGCTCGACCTGACGGTTATCCCTGCCGGCAACTCAACAGTCGACGAAATCCGGGAAGCACTTACCGACTTCAAAACCTCCGGCAAATTCGTCATCAGCTATGCCGATTCCTACCTGCAAAAATCCTATTATCTTGCTTCGGCCGCCGATAAGGTCTACCTCAACCCGGCAGGAAATCTGCTGTTTGTCGGCCTCCGCGCCGAAGTGATGTTCTATAAAAACATGCTCGAAAAAATCGGCGTGGAACCCCAGATCATACGGCACGGAAAATTCAAAAGCGCTGTGGAGCCTTTTATGCTTGACAAAATGAGCAAAGAAAACCGGGAACAGCTTTCTGTTTTTCTGAACTCTGTATGGCAGCATATGCTGGAAAAAATTTCAGAGGCGCGCCATATACCGGTGGAAGAGCTCAATGCCATGGCCGACGGACTAAAGCTTCGTACAGCACAGGATGCCCTTCAGATGAAAATGGTGGACAGCCTTATTTATCGCGACCAGCTTCTGCTCCTGCTCGACAGCCTGTCAGGAAAAAAACCTGTCGGTAAACCGGAACTGTTGTCCATTGCCTCTTACATAAAAGCACCTGCCGTGAAACCCCACAAATTCGTGCGGGAAAAAATTGCCGTTGTGTATGCCTCGGGAGAAGTTGTTTCCGGCGAAGGACAGGAAGGCTCGGTAGGTTCCGACAGGATTTCGGAAGCTATCCGCAAGGCGCGGAAAGATTCGCTGATAAAAGCCATTGTGTTCCGTGTCAATTCACCCGGAGGAAGCGCCCTGGCATCGGAAGTTATCTGGAGGGAAGTTAAGCTGGCCGCAGAAACCAAGCCAGTGGTGGTCTCTATGGGCGATGTTGCCGCTTCAGGAGGATATTATATCGCCTGTCCGGCCGGAACTATTGTCGCAAATCCCACAACCATTACCGGATCTATCGGTGTATTCGGGCTTTTGCTGAATGCAAAACCTTTACTGGAAAAGAAAATAGGGATAACCACTGATGTGGCCCGCACCAACAGCTATAGCGACTTTGGCTCTTTTTACCGCCCTCTTTCGGAAGCAGAAAAAGAAGCTCTTCAGACCGAAATTGAATTCATCTATTCCACCTTCGTCAGCCATGTGGCCGAAGGCAGAAAAATGAAATACGAGTCTGTTGATTCCATTGGCCAGGGAAGAATCTGGAGCGGCCTTTCCGCTTCCCGACTGGGACTTGTGGATGAACTGGGTGGACTGGAAAAAGCCATCCAGCTGGCCGCCCGGAAGGCAAACCTCAGCGAATACCGCGTGGTAAACCTCCCCGAACTGGAAGACCCGCTGACCCAGCTGATGAAAATGCTCTCTGAAAATACTTCTGCCAAAGTTCTGGAAAAAACCCTGGGCGATTCCTGGCCGTTTTTCAGAGACCTGAATCAGATCCTGTCCATGCAGGGAGTTCTTGCCCGAATGCCTTTCAGCCTGATGATTTACTGATAAGCATTTGCTAAAACGTCGGCAATTGCCCGCCATTCATAACGAATTGTTACCCGAAACACGCACCGGCCCATGCTCCGGCACCTGAGAAAATACCTTCTGCCCTTTGCCCTGATGTACGGCCTCGTCGTAAGAATACGAAATTTTCTGTACGACATGGAAATTTTGCGTTCCGTAGAATTCGACATCCCCGTAATCGGCGTTGGCAATATTACTGTCGGTGGCACCGGCAAAACTCCCCAGGTGGAATACCTCGTCAGGTTTCTCAAAAAACAATACCGCACTGCCGTGCTGAGCAGAGGCTACCGGCGACTTTCGGGAGGCTTTGTGTCGGCCTCTCCGGATGTGACAGCGGCCCAGATCGGTGATGAACCGCTTCAGATTTACAGAAAATTCCCCGACATTGATCTTGCCGTTGATGCCGACCGGATCAGAGGAATCCGGCTTCTGCTGGAAAAAAACCCTTCCCTTGAAGTAATTGTTCTCGACGATGCCTTTCAGCACCGGAGGGTCAAACCCGGACTGATGATCCTGCTGATCGACCACAACCGGATGATTACCGATGACCTGCTTCTGCCGGCAGGAAATCTGCGCGAACCGGTTTCGGGAATCCAGCGCGCACATATTATTATTGTTACCAAATGTCCTCCCGACATGAAGCCTGTTGACTGCAGAATCATTGAATCAAAACTCCGCCCGCTCACCCACCAGAAGGTCTTCTTTTCCTTTCTCCGCTATGGCGATCTGCTGCCTGTTTACAAAAATGCCGCCCCAGCTCTGCCTCCTGAAAAGCTCAAAGCAAAAAATGCACACGTATTCCTGGTTTCAGGAATCGCCAACCCGGCACCGCTCGAACACTTTATGGAACAATACGCCGCCAGGCTTACCCGCTTCGTTTTTCCCGATCATCACCGGTATTCACCCCGCGATCTCATAAAGATCTTCAAAGCATACGACCAGTCGGACGCCCCGGAAAAGTACATTATTACCACTGAAAAAGATGCTATGCGCCTGCAGGCACTGAACGACATTGATGATGACATCCGCAGGCGCTTCTATTACCTCCCTGTTGAAGTCGGATTCTCCGGAGAAGATGAAAAGCTTTTTCAGAAAGAAATTACCGGATTCATTCACCGTATGCAGCAGAGCCGCATTATCAGCACCTACCGGAAGTAAACAGGCTCCCTGCCGGGCTTCATCTTCTGCCCGGAATGTACAACACACAGGCCTTCCTGAATTCTTCGCTCCGGCCCTGCAGATCCCACCGGCGTATCAGAATAATGTAAATGCCGTTATAGCATAAATTTCCGTTGTCGTTCGTACCGTCCCAGAAAATCCTTGAAAACGTTCCTGCCAGCCTGCTTTCTGCCAGATGACGAACCGGCCGGCCCGACATTTCAAATATTCTGACATCAGTTACCCACCCCGGATGATCATCGGTAAAACCTATTTCCAGCAGATCGTTCATGCCGTCATTATCTGGCGAAAAAACTTCAGGAGAAACCCTAATCTTCTCCCCTCCATTCAATGAATCAGTGTACTGGGAATTTTTGCGGCCCGGGGTGGCATAGCCTTCAAGCGACGAAGCCGAATGCCAGCTCATTGGGTCATCCGAAGGTGCTGAAGGATGAATCCTTTCAAGCGCTACACCCTTCGGACTGTGCAATAAGGCAAACTGCATGTCATCCGACCAGGAAACGGCGTCAACCACCTCCATTCCCCTGTTAAGAATGGCCATACGGCCTCCGCCGTCATTCAGCGCAGGCATGCTCTCCATTTCCACGCACGACCAGGTAAAAGGCAACCTGTAGGCAGCAGAAAGCTTCCGGCAATCACGGCAAATAACGAGATAATCGTCAGGGAAGATTATCCGCGGTGAGGCAGAGATCACTTTTTTTGATTGAAATTCCTCTGTTCCCTCAGAATAAATTGCAAGGTACAGTTTCGCCAGATCAAACGGCCGGGAGGAATTGTTGTAAAGCTCAACATATTCCGTTGACGAATCGTCAGGATGATACATGATTTCGTTGATGACAATATCTCCGGGGGCCGGGTCAGACGGAACGGCAAAACGAACCGAGCGGTCAAGTGAAGCACGATTGCCGGCACAGTCACAGACATTTCGGCTCACCCGCAGTTCATAGGTTGTTCCTGCCTGAACCGGTTTGTTAAAAAACAGGCTTACTGACGAACTTTTCGGCTGGGCCTGCAATGCCTTTGAAGGAAATATCAGTTGACCGGAAGCACGGTATTGCATGGGCGCTGATGCTGACACACTGTCAACCGGTTCGGAAAATACCAGGTCAATTCGTTGTGAATCGGTAACAAAGGCGTACAGCGGCACAGGTGCTTCCCGGTCGGGATTCGATGCCGAAACGGAATTACGGTAACCGGGTGTTCCTCCGTACATACTCTTTGAAGCAATCCAGTTGGATATCCCGCCACAGGGATTCCGGATATCCACCATTTCCAGTGACCAGCCCCCGTCTTTTTTATACGAGTCCTGATACCAACGGTCGGAATATTCCACTGCATCGATCCACTCCCCTGAAGCATTCCTCAAAATGATCCGCGTACCCGTATTGGTAAGGACCGATGTGGACGAAAAGACCGGAGCAACCCGGACACTGTCGCCAAACAACTGTGCCGCATTCTTATGCGTCAGAAGAAGGTATGCCCCGGGCTCCAGCTTGTATCCGCTTAAATCGAACCTGCTACTGCCTGCTTCCATTTTCCAGCCTGTGAGGTCGGCCGCACAGGAAGAAGCATTGTAAAGCTCAACATACTCAAATTCGGGTAATCCAACCGGTGGGGAAGGATCGGCCATGATTTCAGTAATCAGAATATCGAATCGGCGAAAATGATGGTAAAAGGCAATGATTTCCGCCCTGCCTGCATTACCGGCTCTGTCGGCCATTCCTTCCAGCCTGATCTTCACTGTATCTCCGTCAGGCAGTTCCTTTTCAAACTGAAGCACAACGGCATCATTGACTGAACAGGCACTCACCTTTGCTTTCACAACCTGCCCCCTGTATTCAAAAAATGCTTGCATACTGTCAGTGGCCGCCAGATTTTCCGAGAACTGCACCCATACCTCCCGGGAAGAAATTATCCTGAACCCCGCAACAGAAGGAGGAACCGTATCGGTAATGATCCGGCCGGTTATCTGCAGATCGTCGGCCCAGAAAAGTCGGTCCTTTGTAGCAGTGTAAACAAAGCAAAAACCGGTATGCCAGGCATGCAGAAATTCAGCATCAAACGTGCCGCCCAGTGAGATAATATTCCCCGAACCATTGGTGGTATCAATGGAAATATCCCAGAAACCCGCCGCAGAGCGCTTTACCAGTATGCGCGGAGCCTTTACCGTGCCAGCAAACTGTTCCCAGTTAAAGCCCGTGTTGAAAATGTCAATGCAGGCCCCGTTTCTAAGCTTATAGAGGTGAAGGTTATCGTCGTTTCCGGTAAAATTAATCCCCACCATATACCCGTTGATTTTCCCTCCCGGTGTCATGGAGACGGCAGGAGCATCCGCAAAAAGATACCAGCCCCAGCGGTTTGACGAAGAAGGAGCATATCCATGCCTGATCCTGCAGGAAAATGTCATCTCTCCTGAATCGGGAGCAAAGGAAGGAAGGGCATGACTGATAGCGTCCGCGCCCGATTCGGAATTGTCATATACATGGTGCAGCGAAAAACAGCCTGAAATAGCTCCCACGCTGTCAGCCGACCAGCGGCCCGATACGTTTTCCAGCCATCCCGGAAGAAACCCTTCTTCAAAATCGGCCGAAAACTGGGCAAAGCCCATACTGAGCCGGAGGAGGAAAAGCAGGAAAAAATACTTTCGCATGAACTTTTTTCTGTTAATACCCGATCCTGCCGTTTTCTCGCAGGTACATCCTTTCTTTTTACT encodes:
- the lpxK gene encoding tetraacyldisaccharide 4'-kinase, which codes for MLRHLRKYLLPFALMYGLVVRIRNFLYDMEILRSVEFDIPVIGVGNITVGGTGKTPQVEYLVRFLKKQYRTAVLSRGYRRLSGGFVSASPDVTAAQIGDEPLQIYRKFPDIDLAVDADRIRGIRLLLEKNPSLEVIVLDDAFQHRRVKPGLMILLIDHNRMITDDLLLPAGNLREPVSGIQRAHIIIVTKCPPDMKPVDCRIIESKLRPLTHQKVFFSFLRYGDLLPVYKNAAPALPPEKLKAKNAHVFLVSGIANPAPLEHFMEQYAARLTRFVFPDHHRYSPRDLIKIFKAYDQSDAPEKYIITTEKDAMRLQALNDIDDDIRRRFYYLPVEVGFSGEDEKLFQKEITGFIHRMQQSRIISTYRK